One Scomber scombrus chromosome 4, fScoSco1.1, whole genome shotgun sequence genomic region harbors:
- the sub1b gene encoding SUB1 regulator of transcription b, whose translation MPKSKEVLSSTSGSDSDSEVETKAKRKKSSVPEKPAKKPKSGESSKPSGSSKGSSNSDDNMFQIGKMRYVSVRDFKGKVLIDIREYWMNQDGEMKPGKKGISLNPEQWNQLKDQISEIDDAMKRI comes from the exons ATGCCAAAATCAAAGGAAGTGCTGTCCTCCACATCTGGGAGTGACTCCGACAGTGAAGTGGAGACCAAG GCAAAGAGAAAGAAGTCCAGTGTACCAGAGAAACCAGCCAAGAAACCAAAGAGCGGAGAGAGTTCCAAGCCCAGTGGCTCATCCAAAGGCAGCAGTAACAGTGATGATAACATGTTCCAG ATTGGAAAGATGAGATATGTCAGCGTCAGAGATTTCAAAGGCAAAGTGCTGATTGACATCAGAGAGTACTGGATGAACCAAGATGGGGAGATGAAGCCAGGGAAGAAAG GTATCTCCCTGAATCCTGAACAATGGAACCAACTGAAGGACCAGATTTCAGAAATTGACGATGCCATGAAGAGAATATAA
- the ube2l3b gene encoding ubiquitin-conjugating enzyme E2 L3b — protein sequence MAASRRLAKELEEIRRSGMKNFRNIQVEESNLLSWQGLIVPDNPPYDKGAFRIEIIFPTEYPFKPPKITFKTKIYHPNIDEKGQVCLPVISAENWKPATKTDQVIQSLIALVNDPQPEHPLRADLAEEYSKDRKKFLKNAEEFTKKHGEKRPMD from the exons ATGGCGGCGAGCAGGAGGCTGGCCAAG GAACTTGAAGAGATTCGCAGGTCTGGAATGAAAAACTTCAGAAACATTCAAGTTGAGGAATCAAACCTATTGTCATGGCAAGGACTCATTGTTCCT GACAACCCTCCTTATGACAAAGGTGCGTTCAGGATCGAAATCATTTTCCCCACTGAGTACCCATTCAAGCCTCCCAAGATCACATTCAAGACAAAGATCTATCACCCCAACATTGATGAGAAGGGCCAAGTGTGCTTGCCTGTGATCAGTGCAGAGAACTGGAAGCCTGCCACCAAAACTGACCaag taaTTCAGTCCCTCATTGCCCTGGTGAATGACCCCCAGCCGGAGCATCCCCTGAGAGCAGACCTAGCTGAAGAATACTCAAAGGACCGTAAAAAATTCTTGAAGAACGCAGAAGAGTTTACAAAGAAACACGGTGAAAAGCGGCCAATGGACTGA